The Stigmatella ashevillena genomic sequence TTTCCCGCTTGAGTGCGTTCTCCAAGTCCGCTCGGAGGTACTTTACGGTCTCCGGGTCCCAGAACAGGTTGAGCTGATGGTCCACGGTCGCCTTGTCCGCCGTGACGGTGAACGGGACCTGCGTTCCGTCCACCAAGGTGAAGGTACGCCACGCCTTGGAAGCGGCACGCGAGCGCCGGATGGCGGCGCTTGCCAACGGAAAGCGGGAGGAGAAGATCCGTGAGCTATGGGATCAAGTCCGAGCTGAGCGAGATCCCTCTGTCAAAGGGGCATTGCTCGAAGACTTGATGGCATTGCTGTTCAAATCCATTCCTGGTTTCGAGCGCACGTTGACGAACCGCAAAAGCTTGGATGAGCAGATCGATATCGTCATCCCCAACGAATCAACGGACCCTTTCTGGCAGCAGGCTCACTCGCAGTACATTCTGGGCGAGTGCAAGAACTGGTCAAAGGCGGTCGAACGCAGAGAGCTTGATGTCTTCATCAAGGACATTGAGCGCCGTTATGGCCGTAGTCGCCTCGGCTTCTTCATCTCCATTGGCGGGTTTACCAAAGGCTTCGCGAGCGCACTGGCGGCTGAGCGTCAAGGAGACGTGCTTGTGGTCGCGCTGGATGCCAATCGTGTGGACGAGCTGGTTCATGCGAAGGATCGGAACGCAAAGCTGAAAGAGATTCATGATCGTGCGCTTATGGCCAGTTCCAAAGATCCTGAGTAGCAACCCGAGGCACAGCCAAGGTATCCCTGTGAAGCCGCAGTGAACGCAGCGTTTTTCAGGAGAACCGCGAACCATGATCAAGGTAGCCATCGTCATCGGCAGCACGCGTCCGGGCCGCAAGGCCGCGGACGTGGCCCAGTGGGTCTACGGCATCGCCCAGAAGCGCAGCGACGCCGAGTTCGAGCTCGTGGACATCCAGGACTTCAACCTGCCGTTGCTCGATGAGCCCGTGCCGCCCTCTCAGGGGAAGTACAGCCAAGCACACACCCAGGCCTGGTCCGCGAAAATCGCGCCCTTCGATGCCTACGTCTTCGTGACGCCCGAGTACAACCACGGGCCGTCCGGTGCGCTCAAGAACGCGATCGACTACCTGTACCGCGAGTGGAACAACAAGGCGGCGGGCTTCGTGGGCTATGGCAGCGCCGGAGGCACGCGCGCGGTGGAGCAACTGCGGTTGGTCATGGGCGAACTCCAGGTCGCCGATGTGCGCGCCCAGGTCGCGCTCTCGCTCGCCACCGACTTCGAGAACTACACCGTCTTCAAGCCCGCGGCCCGCCACGAGGCGTCGGTCAACACCGTGCTGGACCAGGTCATTGCCTGGGGCGGAGCGCTGAAGACGCTGCGGAAGAAGTAGTCTCCCCGGGGGCGCCGAGTGCTCGCTCGAGCGCACCGAGCATGGTGGTCCAGCCTGCCTCGGTGCGGCCCGCGTACTCCGCCCACTTCGGGTCCATCTCGTGGGTCAAGGTGAGCTCACATCCGGTGCCCCGAGGGACGATGTCGACCGTCACCCGGCTGAGCTCCGCCGTCTCCTTTTCAATGGCCCAGGTGAACACGAGGCGGCGGGGCCGGTCGATGGCGAGGTATGTGCCGACATGATCAATCTCCCCGGCTTGTCGGCGCACGAGGAACGAGAACGTGCCGCCCACGCGGGCGTCGTTCGAGAGCCGCAGGACTTCTTCGTCCCGGACACCGGGGCCGAACATCCATCGGCCAATCCATTGGGGCTCGAGCCAGGCGTCGAACACACGCTCCGGGGAGGCACTGAACTGGCGGACGACGCGGACGTGAACAGGCGGTGGGGCGTTCATCGCGGGCTTCCTTTCTTGCGCACAGGGGGAGGGGGCTCGGCGGTCTCGGCCCTCAGCAGGGCGTCCAGGGCATCCAGCCGGTCGTTCCAGAAGCGCTCGTAGAACCGCAGCCACTCCTGCGCGGCGGACAGCGGCTCGGGGGACAGCCGGCACATGTGCGTGCGGCCCTGCACGTTGCGGCGCACGAGCCCCGCCCGCTCCAACACCTTGATGTGCTTGGACGCGGCCGCCAGCGACATCCGGAACGGCGCCGCCAACTCGCTGACGCTGCGCTCTTGCTGGGAGAGGGTGTGCAGCATCTCCCGGCGCGTCGCATCCGAGAGCGCATGGAAGATTCCATCGAGGTGGGCGGTCTGATGCTCAACCATATGGTTGAATATAAAGAGCGGCTCCACCCCCGTCAACGCGGCCAGAGACGCCGCCCGGGTTCACGTCGTCCGAAGGGCCTTCAGGGTGGAGACGAACTGGGCTGCGGGCAGTGTGTTGAGGATGTCCCCCTTGCGTGCCCAGCCCCTGCGGGCGGTGGCCACCGAGAAGAGGAGGTGGTGCAGATCCTCCTTCTTGTGCGCGTCCGCGCTCACCACCAGCTTCACCCCTCGCTGGACAGCCTGCCGCACGTGCTCGGTCTTGAGATCCAACCGGGCGGGCTTCCCATTCACCTCCACCACCACCCCGCGCTCGGCCGCCTTGTCGAGCACCTCCTCCATGCGCACCGGGTAGGGCTCCCGCTCGTGGATGAGGCGGCCGGTGGGGTGGCCGAGGATGTTCAGCCCGGGGCGGTCCATGGCGTTCAGCAACCGCTGCGTCATCTGATCCTCGTTCATGCTGTGGCGGATGTGGATGGAGCCGATGACCACCTCGAGCCGCTCCAGCATGCTGTCGCTGTAGTCGAGCGCGCCGGTCTCCAGGATGTCCACCTCGACGCCCTTAAGGAGACGGAAGCCGGGGAGGGCCTCGTTCACGCGGTCGATCTCTTCCCACTGGCGCTTGAGATCGTCCTCCTTGAGCCCTCCGGCATAGATGGACGTCTGGCTGTGCTCGGTGACGGTGAGGTACTGGAGTCCCATCGCATGGGCCGCGCGCGCCATCTCCTCCAGGGTGTGCTTCCCGTCGGACCACGTGCTGTGGCAGTGGACCACGCCGAGCACGTCCTCCATCGACACCAGATCCTCGGGCAGACGCCCCTCCAGGGCGGCCTCGATCTCGCCGGAGTCCTCGCGCAGCTCAGGAGGGATGTACTGCATGCCCAGCAGCCGGTAGAGCGCTGCCTCGTCGGGAACGGGCAGCTTGGTGCCGTCCGCGCGATGGACACCCCACTCGGAGATCTTCAGCCCCCTGTCCTGTCCCAGCCCGCGCAAGCGCACATGGTGGGCCTTGGAGCCCGTGAAGTGGTGCAGGGCGGTGGCGAAGTCCTCGTCCGGAAGCACGCGCAAGTCCACCTGGAGGTCCTCCTGGACCATTCTCACGGAGCACTTGCTCTCCCCCTTGCCCAGCACTACGGCCACCCCGGGCGACGTGGCCAGGGCTTCGAGCACCGGCCCGGCCTGGGGCGCCGAGGCCAGCAGGTCCACATCGCCCACCGTCTCCGCGCGACGGCGCACGCTGCCGGCCGGACTGACCCGCACCACACCCGGGACAGCCTTCAGGCGCGTGAGTAGCTCCTCCACGGTGGGCAGGACATCCCCCAGCAGCTTGCGCTTGCCCTGGGCGCG encodes the following:
- the polX gene encoding DNA polymerase/3'-5' exonuclease PolX, with the protein product MTPPDKNTVVQVLRNLSLLLQLKGENAFKVRAYDTAADRLSGTPQDLGALVQEGRLQELPGIGQGLAEKITELVTTGKLGFYEELKAEYPPGLMEMLQLPDVGPKKVIALWNELKVGSVAELELACRQGRVRELKGFGAKSEAKILEGIALHQRAQGKRKLLGDVLPTVEELLTRLKAVPGVVRVSPAGSVRRRAETVGDVDLLASAPQAGPVLEALATSPGVAVVLGKGESKCSVRMVQEDLQVDLRVLPDEDFATALHHFTGSKAHHVRLRGLGQDRGLKISEWGVHRADGTKLPVPDEAALYRLLGMQYIPPELREDSGEIEAALEGRLPEDLVSMEDVLGVVHCHSTWSDGKHTLEEMARAAHAMGLQYLTVTEHSQTSIYAGGLKEDDLKRQWEEIDRVNEALPGFRLLKGVEVDILETGALDYSDSMLERLEVVIGSIHIRHSMNEDQMTQRLLNAMDRPGLNILGHPTGRLIHEREPYPVRMEEVLDKAAERGVVVEVNGKPARLDLKTEHVRQAVQRGVKLVVSADAHKKEDLHHLLFSVATARRGWARKGDILNTLPAAQFVSTLKALRTT
- a CDS encoding NADPH-dependent FMN reductase encodes the protein MIKVAIVIGSTRPGRKAADVAQWVYGIAQKRSDAEFELVDIQDFNLPLLDEPVPPSQGKYSQAHTQAWSAKIAPFDAYVFVTPEYNHGPSGALKNAIDYLYREWNNKAAGFVGYGSAGGTRAVEQLRLVMGELQVADVRAQVALSLATDFENYTVFKPAARHEASVNTVLDQVIAWGGALKTLRKK
- a CDS encoding ArsR/SmtB family transcription factor; this encodes MVEHQTAHLDGIFHALSDATRREMLHTLSQQERSVSELAAPFRMSLAAASKHIKVLERAGLVRRNVQGRTHMCRLSPEPLSAAQEWLRFYERFWNDRLDALDALLRAETAEPPPPVRKKGSPR
- a CDS encoding restriction endonuclease — encoded protein: MTVNGTCVPSTKVKVRHALEAARERRMAALANGKREEKIRELWDQVRAERDPSVKGALLEDLMALLFKSIPGFERTLTNRKSLDEQIDIVIPNESTDPFWQQAHSQYILGECKNWSKAVERRELDVFIKDIERRYGRSRLGFFISIGGFTKGFASALAAERQGDVLVVALDANRVDELVHAKDRNAKLKEIHDRALMASSKDPE
- a CDS encoding SRPBCC family protein, translated to MNAPPPVHVRVVRQFSASPERVFDAWLEPQWIGRWMFGPGVRDEEVLRLSNDARVGGTFSFLVRRQAGEIDHVGTYLAIDRPRRLVFTWAIEKETAELSRVTVDIVPRGTGCELTLTHEMDPKWAEYAGRTEAGWTTMLGALERALGAPGETTSSAASSALRPRQ